In Euphorbia lathyris chromosome 9, ddEupLath1.1, whole genome shotgun sequence, the following are encoded in one genomic region:
- the LOC136206270 gene encoding ABC transporter D family member 2, chloroplastic — translation MLLLQAQAYGVFPVSYASGYSLNAAEFHSNRSGIRGFGVRFPFIIMSSPARRRRNPWKSAATSSSVSSPPPLSPPDKDKAGDGQRKSPEMQTLLRRFWKVAAPYWFSDDKVQARLQLVAVFALTLATTGISVGFNFLGRDFYNALANKDQEQFTKQLLYYLGGFAGGIPFFVLRDYARDVLALRWRSWMTKYYMERYLSNQAFYKIQSQSIIDNPDQRIVDDLSSFTGTALSFSLALLNAAVDLISFSNILYGIYPPLFGVLLLYSVGGTVISVYLGKGLVNLNFLQEKKEADFRYGLVRVRENAESIAFYGGEENEIQLLLQRFRSAFGNLTDLLISSRNLEFFTSGYRYLIQVLPAAVVAPMYFSGKIEFGVINQSLSAFNHILGDFSLIVYQFQSISAFSAVIDRLGEFDDILDSSNSNQLSDFSEEITLSYDVNSNVLDSNGSMPIEKCQKLLDIDNLTLNTPTTKSTLIRDLSMVINKKDHLLVMGPSGSGKTSLLRALAGLWRTGRGKITFYIDEYDPMSPTSEVSGSEENTSRDNSGELEEPINRNSRGIFFLPQRPYMVLGTLRQQLLYPTWVDDVIPEAAATKLTCSASFLMGKPESKSVGGKPSKPTTDDLIQVLDRVRLSYIMTRLGSLDSICEWSSVLSLGEQQRLAFARLLLSRPKLVLLDESTSALDEANEEHLYQQIEAAGITYVSIGHRRTLYKYHNTILNISTADTCNEERNWKIESINPGAKYAQASKE, via the exons ATGTTACTATTACAAGCACAAGCTTATGGAGTTTTCCCCGTCTCTTATGCCTCTGGTTACTCTCTTAATGCTGCTGAATTTCATTCAAATCGTAGTGGTATTAGGGGTTTTGGTGTCAGATTTCCTTTCATTATCATGTCATCTCCGGCTCGAAGGAGGAGAAATCCATGGAAATCAGCCGCCACTTCCTCTTCCGTCTCGTCTCCGCCACCTCTGTCTCCGCCGGACAAG GATAAGGCTGGTGATGGCCAAAGGAAGTCGCCGGAGATGCAAACTCTGTTGAGAAGGTTCTGGAAAGTTGCGGCTCCGTATTGGTTCTCTGATGATAAGGTGCAAGCCAGATTGCAGCTGGTAGCTGTCTTTGCTCTTACTTTAGCTACCACCGGAATCAGCGTCGGTTTCAACTTCCTTGGCCGGGATTTCTACAATGCCCTTGCTA ACAAGGACCAGGAACAGTTCACCAAGCAACTACTATACTACCTTGGAGGCTTTGCTGGAGGAATTCCG TTCTTTGTGCTAAGAGATTATGCCAGAGATGTTCTTGCCTTACGCTGGAGGTCTTGGATGACAAAATACTATATGGAACGTTATTTGAGTAATCAagcattttacaaaattcaatcccAGTCTATCATTGATAATCCGGATCAGCGGATTGTTGATGACCTAAGCTCCTTCACCGGGACAGCCCTTTCTTTCTCATTGGCACTTCTCAATGCTGCTGTGGACTTGATATCATTTAGCAACATTTTGTATGGGATTTATCCCCCACTCTTTGGCGTTCTCCTTCTATATTCTGTTGGAGGCACTGTAATTAGTGTTTATCTTGGAAAG GGCTTGGTGAATTTGAATTTCTTacaagagaagaaagaagcagATTTCCGCTATGGGCTTGTACGTGTTCGAGAAAATGCTGAATCAATTGCTTTCTATGGTGGTGAAGAAAATGAAATACAACTTCTGCTACAGCGCTTTAGAAGTGCTTTTGGAAACTTAACG GATCTGTTGATATCTTCTAGAAATCTAGAGTTCTTCACCAGTGGCTACCGGTACTTAATTCAAGTGCTTCCTGCTGCTGTAGTTGCTCCTATGTATTTCTCAGGAAAAATTGAGTTTGGTGTCATTAATCAGTCACTATCTGCTTTTAATCATATCCTCGGGGATTTTTCTCTCATTGTTTACCAGTTTCAGTCTATCAGTGCTTTTTCAGCAGTCATTGATCGATTAG GGGAATTTGATGACATTTTGGATAGCAGCAATTCAAATCAACTCTCTGACTTCTCAGAAGAGATTACTCTTTCATATGATGTCAATTCAAATGTATTGGACTCTAATGGATCTATGCCAATTGAAAAGTGTCAAAAGTTACTGGATATAGATAATCTGACTCTAAACACTCCAACTACTAAATCTACATTAATTAGGGACTTGTCAATGGTGATCAACAAGAAAGATCATTTGCTG GTAATGGGACCTAGTGGCAGTGGTAAAACTTCTTTGCTAAGAGCCCTGGCTGGTCTTTGGAGGACTGGAAGAGGAAAAATCACTTTCTATATTGATGAGTATGATCCTATGTCACCTACTTCAGAAGTGTCTGGTAGTGAAGAAAATACTTCCCGTGACAATTCTGGGGAACTTGAAGAGCCAATTAATAGAAATTCTAGAGGCATATTTTTTCTTCCACAAAGACCGTATATGGTTTTAGGAACGCTACGTCAACAATTGCTTTACCCTACCTGGGTTGATGATGTCATTCCGGAGGCAGCTGCTACCAAACTAACTT GTTCAGCGTCATTTCTGATGGGGAAACCAGAGTCAAAAAGTGTGGGAGGAAAGCCCAGTAAGCCCACAACAGATGATCTAATACAGGTTCTAGATAGAGTTCGTCTTAGCTATATAATGACACGTCTCGGCAGTCTGGATTCAATATGCGAGTGGTCCAGCGTTCTTTCCCTTGGCGAGCAGCAACGCCTCGCATTTGCACGTTTATTGCTGTCAAGACCAAAGCTGGTTCTGTTAGATGAATCTACTAGTGCTTTAGATGAAGCTAATGAG GAACATCTCTACCAGCAAATTGAAGCAGCAGGCATAACTTATGTTAGTATCGGCCATAGGCGAACTCTATATAAATATCACAACACGATCTTAAATATATCCACAGCAGATACATGCAACGAGGAACGAAATTGGAAAATTGAGTCCATAAACCCAGGAGCCAAATATGCCCAAGCTAGCAAAGAGTAA